The following are encoded in a window of Algiphilus aromaticivorans DG1253 genomic DNA:
- a CDS encoding SLC13 family permease, protein MTPATGSEHAGPSLRIQRIGLMLGPALALVIYALIPDADAGGLGHAGRATAAVGVLMATWWLCETLPLPATALLPLGLFPLLGVAGMAATAKPYASDIIFLFMGGFILGLAMERWGLHRRVALHIVAAVGTGPRRLVAGFMLASAGLSMWISNTAAAIILLPVAISVIRMVSEPDAPDAPDDPALTSFATCLLLAIAYAASIGGVGTLIGSPPNLVAAGYLEHELGCRIGMLDWMRFGIPLVAVFLPLAWAYLTWWAFPMRLTSLGTGREQIGKAVAALGPMSRGEKIVSIVFGLTALAWILRPQLAELPGLALLTDPTIAILSALSLFLIPVRRGVPAMDWDTTLRLPWGVLLLFGGGLSLAEAIGTHGVDHFIAGGIGGLGAVPATVLLLAVVTLVIFATELTSNTAVATTFVPVLAAVAVGLGAPPAMLVVAVALSASYAFIMPVATPPNAIVFGTGRVSVGQMARAGFALNLLAIPPVALTAWLAAPGLC, encoded by the coding sequence ATGACTCCCGCCACTGGCAGCGAACACGCTGGCCCCTCCCTGCGCATCCAGCGCATCGGCTTGATGCTTGGACCGGCGCTGGCGCTTGTCATCTATGCACTCATTCCCGATGCCGACGCTGGCGGCCTGGGTCACGCCGGCCGTGCCACGGCGGCGGTGGGCGTGCTCATGGCTACCTGGTGGCTGTGCGAGACGCTACCCCTGCCTGCCACGGCGTTGCTGCCGCTCGGCCTGTTCCCGCTGCTGGGCGTGGCCGGCATGGCGGCTACCGCCAAGCCCTACGCCAGCGACATCATCTTCCTCTTCATGGGCGGCTTCATTCTGGGCCTGGCCATGGAGCGCTGGGGGCTGCATCGGCGCGTGGCGCTGCACATTGTCGCAGCGGTGGGTACCGGCCCGCGCCGGCTCGTCGCCGGCTTCATGCTGGCGTCGGCCGGGCTGAGCATGTGGATCTCCAACACCGCCGCGGCCATCATCCTGCTGCCGGTGGCCATCAGCGTCATCCGCATGGTCAGCGAGCCGGACGCGCCCGATGCACCCGACGATCCCGCGCTGACCAGCTTCGCCACCTGCCTGCTTCTGGCCATTGCCTACGCGGCCTCCATCGGCGGCGTCGGCACCCTGATCGGCTCGCCGCCGAATCTGGTGGCGGCCGGCTATCTGGAGCACGAGCTGGGCTGCCGCATCGGCATGCTCGACTGGATGCGCTTCGGCATTCCGCTGGTGGCAGTCTTCCTGCCGCTGGCCTGGGCCTACCTGACCTGGTGGGCCTTCCCCATGCGGCTGACCAGCCTCGGCACAGGCCGCGAGCAGATCGGCAAGGCGGTGGCCGCGCTCGGCCCGATGAGCCGCGGCGAGAAGATCGTCAGCATCGTCTTCGGCCTCACCGCGCTGGCCTGGATCCTGCGCCCGCAGCTCGCCGAACTGCCCGGTCTTGCGCTGCTCACCGACCCGACCATCGCCATCCTGAGCGCGCTGTCACTCTTCCTGATTCCGGTACGGCGCGGCGTGCCGGCCATGGATTGGGACACGACGCTGCGCCTGCCCTGGGGCGTGCTGCTGCTCTTCGGCGGCGGCCTCAGTCTGGCGGAGGCCATCGGCACGCACGGGGTCGACCATTTCATTGCCGGCGGCATCGGCGGGCTGGGCGCCGTGCCAGCGACCGTGTTGCTGCTTGCGGTGGTCACGCTAGTCATCTTCGCCACGGAGCTGACCAGCAACACGGCGGTGGCCACGACCTTCGTGCCGGTGCTGGCTGCTGTCGCCGTCGGCCTGGGCGCACCGCCGGCGATGCTGGTGGTGGCCGTGGCGCTGTCGGCGAGCTACGCCTTCATCATGCCGGTGGCCACCCCGCCCAACGCCATCGTCTTCGGTACCGGCCGCGTCAGCGTCGGCCAGATGGCGCGTGCCGGCTTCGCCCTCAACCTGCTGGCCATCCCGCCGGTCGCGCTCACGGCCTGGCTGGCCGCACCCGGCCTCTGCTGA
- a CDS encoding OmpW/AlkL family protein codes for MYANRQSTRLIAALGVVASLGLAPLAHAHEAGDLIVRVGGAWVYPNDSSGDVAGFPGNGVEVDDAFSAGLSISYMLNDRFSIDLLGAVPFDHDIKATGPDLGGLGKIAEVTHLPPTLLFNIHIPTQNNFHPYAGIGVNYTLFFDESSSESLEGALGRSKIDLEDSFGPAVQVGADWEVAENWFLNAALWWIAIDTEATINFEGDPNDPSDDGSTRVDVDIDPWVLMVGAGYRF; via the coding sequence ATGTACGCAAACAGGCAAAGCACCCGTCTCATCGCGGCACTGGGTGTCGTCGCATCGCTCGGTCTCGCGCCACTCGCTCATGCACACGAAGCGGGCGACTTGATCGTGCGCGTCGGCGGCGCCTGGGTCTATCCGAACGATTCGAGCGGCGACGTCGCTGGCTTCCCCGGCAACGGTGTCGAGGTGGATGACGCCTTCTCCGCCGGCCTCTCCATCAGCTATATGCTGAATGATCGTTTCAGCATCGACCTGCTCGGAGCGGTGCCATTCGACCACGACATCAAGGCCACCGGCCCGGATCTCGGCGGCCTCGGCAAGATCGCGGAGGTCACTCACCTGCCGCCGACCCTGCTCTTCAACATCCATATCCCGACGCAGAACAACTTCCACCCCTACGCCGGTATCGGCGTGAACTACACCCTCTTCTTCGACGAGAGCAGCTCGGAAAGCCTCGAGGGTGCATTGGGTCGGTCGAAGATCGACCTCGAAGACAGCTTCGGCCCGGCGGTTCAAGTCGGCGCGGACTGGGAAGTCGCCGAGAACTGGTTCCTCAACGCAGCACTCTGGTGGATTGCCATCGATACGGAAGCAACCATCAACTTCGAGGGCGACCCGAATGATCCCAGCGACGACGGCAGCACGCGCGTCGACGTCGATATCGATCCCTGGGTGCTTATGGTCGGCGCCGGCTACCGCTTCTAG
- a CDS encoding lipase family protein, whose product MKARGRLLALLLLAQPLVGCGGGDGSTASAEPFATRWPVLLSHSWSNTADSSFHGDRMDGNGDFEVYGIKKMLEAGGAVVYQPDKLAYASHATRGQLLYRRCDGPTVAAKLCETGAGEGVDGLHIAQTDYCSDPALRERSGFADEASCLDGLQFNIICHSQGCPDSRYMMAALDNDHSGKPMHRHIASWTSLAGANMGTELADWALQISAACLLPECRLAALGAVFGLDGLIANGTIGLQDATESVVALSRHYMLKSTDMRCDPITEDCPPAFNARYPLPEDPQHPIRYVTYSLKIDDISHPCYRDLRLFYDVVSRRDGPNDGYIPVDSQAFRSYGVDGMGETPVIARQIDGTSSDPEQPHPGLDHMAVSSSAVPGMLSVSCNGEDNSALHFSREQVFADIVAELQRTGY is encoded by the coding sequence ATGAAAGCCCGGGGTCGCCTCCTCGCGCTGCTCCTGTTGGCGCAGCCGTTGGTTGGCTGCGGCGGCGGCGATGGCAGCACGGCCAGCGCGGAGCCCTTCGCCACGCGCTGGCCGGTGTTGCTGTCGCACTCCTGGTCGAATACCGCCGACAGCTCCTTCCACGGCGACCGCATGGACGGCAACGGCGACTTCGAGGTCTACGGCATCAAGAAGATGCTGGAAGCCGGTGGTGCGGTGGTCTACCAACCGGACAAGCTGGCCTACGCCAGCCACGCCACACGCGGGCAGCTGCTCTACCGCCGTTGCGATGGACCGACGGTGGCAGCCAAGCTCTGTGAGACCGGCGCCGGCGAGGGCGTGGACGGCCTGCATATTGCCCAGACCGACTACTGCAGCGACCCGGCCCTGCGTGAACGCAGCGGCTTCGCCGACGAGGCCAGCTGCCTGGATGGGCTGCAATTCAACATCATCTGCCACTCGCAGGGTTGCCCGGATTCACGCTACATGATGGCGGCGCTGGACAACGACCACAGCGGCAAGCCCATGCACCGGCATATCGCCAGCTGGACTTCCCTGGCCGGCGCCAATATGGGCACCGAGCTGGCGGATTGGGCGCTGCAGATCAGCGCCGCCTGCCTGCTGCCGGAATGCCGGCTAGCCGCGCTGGGCGCGGTCTTCGGCCTGGACGGCCTCATCGCCAACGGCACCATCGGCCTGCAGGACGCTACCGAATCCGTCGTCGCACTGTCGCGCCACTACATGCTGAAGAGCACGGACATGCGCTGCGACCCAATCACCGAGGACTGCCCGCCCGCTTTCAACGCGCGCTATCCCCTGCCCGAGGATCCGCAGCACCCGATCCGCTACGTCACCTACAGCCTGAAGATCGACGACATCTCGCATCCCTGCTATCGCGACCTCCGCCTGTTCTACGACGTGGTGAGCCGCCGCGACGGACCCAATGACGGCTACATCCCGGTGGACTCGCAGGCTTTCCGCAGCTACGGGGTCGACGGCATGGGCGAAACGCCGGTCATCGCCCGCCAGATCGACGGCACGAGCAGCGACCCGGAACAGCCACACCCCGGCCTCGATCACATGGCGGTGAGCAGCTCCGCCGTTCCCGGAATGCTGAGCGTAAGCTGCAACGGCGAAGACAACAGCGCTCTGCACTTCTCGCGCGAGCAAGTCTTCGCCGACATCGTTGCCGAGCTGCAACGTACGGGCTACTAG
- a CDS encoding M28 family peptidase — translation MTRSMHLLAACAAGLLLLSGCGSDEAPSGVAVNNCTPAGERLGREDDGMPSTEAIFRYAEEIVNLGYRRSGTESGYRAAAYMKCQFEAIGLEDVQYETATTWKWESDRHELHVGGEPVDSFPIAHSFITPGEPSRFSTGDEGIETEIVDVGGAGALSFATQNVEGKLVLFDLSFILANAGLLAFGEYVYDPGLTMVDPLDTLFAANPYITNISSAVEAAIDAGAVGVVGVLSDYFDSNKYYNEFYRDLGMTIPGVWVTATEGERIRAMMDAAEEPLTARLVMSGSREEVEARTVVGFLPGNSAETIQVQSHHDSVFDGAVEDASGSAEVLALAEYYAQQPPESRERTLMFSTFDSHFTGYQSHMAFVEKYITNNETPYELVANVTIEHVAKQAINDDGTLTLTGSVEPRGIMENLAFPLKQRIIDAVVEHDLQRTVVMSANRVDAAGILLGGEGIPTDASFVYVAGVPTVSYIAGPAYLYDAADTLDKIAQDELLPVARAMADIIDAIDETPADRIGTRIPLL, via the coding sequence ATGACGAGATCCATGCACCTGCTGGCAGCCTGCGCTGCCGGACTACTTCTGCTGAGCGGCTGCGGCAGCGACGAGGCCCCTTCGGGCGTGGCGGTGAACAACTGCACGCCGGCCGGCGAGCGCCTCGGCCGCGAGGACGACGGCATGCCAAGCACCGAGGCCATCTTCCGCTACGCCGAGGAAATCGTGAATCTCGGCTACCGCCGCAGCGGCACGGAATCCGGGTATCGCGCCGCGGCCTACATGAAGTGCCAGTTCGAGGCCATCGGGCTCGAAGACGTCCAGTACGAGACGGCGACCACCTGGAAGTGGGAAAGCGACCGCCACGAGCTGCATGTCGGCGGCGAGCCGGTCGACAGCTTCCCCATCGCGCATTCCTTCATCACGCCGGGCGAGCCGTCGCGCTTTTCCACCGGCGACGAGGGCATCGAGACCGAGATCGTCGACGTCGGCGGCGCCGGTGCGCTGTCCTTCGCCACGCAGAATGTCGAAGGCAAGCTGGTGCTCTTCGATCTGAGTTTCATCCTGGCCAACGCCGGCCTGCTCGCCTTCGGCGAATACGTCTACGACCCGGGGCTGACGATGGTCGACCCGCTGGACACCCTCTTTGCCGCCAATCCCTACATCACCAACATCAGCTCTGCGGTGGAAGCGGCGATCGATGCCGGTGCGGTGGGCGTGGTCGGCGTGCTGTCGGACTACTTCGACTCGAACAAGTACTACAACGAGTTCTATCGCGACCTGGGCATGACGATTCCCGGCGTCTGGGTCACGGCCACCGAGGGCGAGCGCATCCGCGCAATGATGGACGCCGCCGAGGAGCCGCTGACCGCGCGGCTGGTGATGTCTGGCAGCCGCGAGGAAGTCGAGGCGCGCACCGTCGTCGGCTTCCTGCCCGGCAACAGCGCCGAAACCATCCAGGTGCAATCGCACCACGACTCGGTCTTCGACGGCGCCGTCGAGGACGCCAGCGGCTCGGCCGAGGTGCTGGCCCTGGCCGAATACTACGCGCAGCAACCGCCCGAATCGCGTGAGCGAACGCTGATGTTCTCGACTTTCGACAGCCACTTCACCGGCTACCAGAGCCACATGGCCTTCGTCGAGAAGTACATCACCAACAACGAGACGCCCTACGAGTTGGTGGCCAATGTCACCATCGAGCATGTCGCCAAGCAGGCCATCAACGACGACGGCACGCTGACACTGACCGGCAGCGTCGAGCCACGCGGCATCATGGAAAATCTGGCGTTTCCGCTGAAACAGCGCATCATCGACGCCGTCGTCGAGCACGACCTGCAACGCACGGTCGTGATGTCGGCCAACCGCGTCGACGCCGCCGGTATCCTGCTGGGTGGCGAAGGCATTCCCACCGACGCCTCCTTCGTCTATGTCGCCGGCGTACCTACCGTCAGCTACATCGCTGGCCCCGCCTATCTCTACGACGCGGCCGATACCCTGGACAAGATCGCGCAGGACGAACTGCTGCCGGTAGCACGAGCGATGGCCGACATCATCGACGCTATCGACGAAACACCAGCCGATCGCATAGGCACCCGAATCCCGCTGCTGTGA
- a CDS encoding AraC family transcriptional regulator produces the protein MTRAAERLLQRPSVPISYVLLTIALGDEQGADRAALLRRAGIAPQQLDDPQAHISLAAYRELCLGAMEASGDDGLGLAFGLRAPLTAHGIVGFGLMSQPTLRAAFNFAERFGTPLRLPAWDLHFRTEAGAGVIDAVESVRYEPLHVFACDQLLATLATLIRAILPQAHCTVCFDYPEPAHFRRYADALPPARFDSGVTQLRIAEEALDWPIPSADRIAALQAERACANEMARLNPPTDLVGRVRRILTEAQGGYPDMSAVATQLHVSPRTLVRRLCERGSSFSTLLEEARRRDGVSLLADGTLTTAEIAERLGYSSAASFARAFRKWTGSPPGAWRSRAGADAPAAAAVGRRN, from the coding sequence ATGACGAGAGCCGCCGAGCGTTTACTGCAGCGACCGAGCGTGCCCATCAGCTATGTGTTGTTGACGATCGCGCTCGGCGATGAGCAAGGCGCGGATCGCGCCGCGCTGCTGCGGCGCGCGGGCATCGCGCCACAACAATTGGATGATCCGCAGGCACACATCTCGCTGGCGGCCTATCGCGAGCTCTGCCTGGGGGCGATGGAAGCCTCCGGCGATGACGGACTAGGGCTGGCCTTCGGGTTGCGCGCGCCGCTGACGGCGCACGGTATTGTCGGCTTCGGCCTTATGAGCCAGCCGACGCTGCGTGCGGCCTTCAACTTCGCCGAGCGCTTCGGCACACCGCTGCGGCTGCCGGCCTGGGATCTGCATTTCCGGACCGAGGCCGGCGCCGGAGTCATCGATGCGGTGGAAAGCGTGCGCTACGAGCCGCTGCACGTCTTCGCCTGCGATCAGCTGCTGGCGACGCTGGCTACGCTGATCCGCGCGATCCTGCCGCAGGCGCATTGCACCGTCTGCTTCGATTACCCGGAGCCGGCGCATTTCCGCCGCTACGCCGATGCCCTGCCACCCGCGCGCTTCGATTCCGGCGTCACCCAGCTTCGCATCGCCGAGGAGGCGTTGGATTGGCCGATTCCCTCGGCCGATCGCATCGCTGCCCTGCAGGCCGAGCGGGCCTGTGCGAATGAGATGGCGCGATTGAATCCGCCCACCGACCTGGTGGGACGGGTGCGCCGTATCCTGACCGAGGCGCAGGGCGGTTATCCCGACATGAGCGCGGTGGCGACGCAGCTGCACGTCAGCCCGCGCACCCTGGTCCGACGGCTGTGCGAGCGCGGCAGCAGCTTCAGCACGCTGCTCGAAGAGGCCCGGCGCCGCGATGGTGTCTCGCTGCTCGCCGATGGCACGCTGACCACTGCCGAGATCGCCGAGCGTCTTGGCTACAGCAGCGCAGCGAGCTTCGCGCGCGCCTTTCGCAAGTGGACCGGCAGTCCGCCGGGCGCCTGGCGCAGCCGGGCAGGGGCTGACGCCCCGGCCGCCGCCGCGGTCGGGCGTCGCAACTAG
- a CDS encoding cation diffusion facilitator family transporter, whose translation MAGATRDAAYDAKRRITLVTAVVNLLLAGGKIAGGLIGNSQALVVDGVHSLSDLAGDALVLWAAWIGASGADHNHPYGHKRFETAAALGIGALLLLVAGGFAFDALRRLAQPESLAVPGALALSVAVVSVLANEIIYHYSRRVGERYNSDLILANAWHHRSDALSSVVVIVAVAGAIAGAPWLDALAALVVALMVGAVGCQLGWRAVRELVDTGVDDAALAELGVLIRSVDGVADFDDLRTRRMGGATLVDVRIRVDGDLSVREAEVIAEAVRETLDRHAPHTTGALVRIAPH comes from the coding sequence ATGGCCGGAGCCACACGCGACGCCGCCTACGACGCCAAGCGCCGCATCACCCTGGTCACGGCAGTGGTGAACCTGCTGTTGGCCGGCGGCAAGATTGCCGGCGGGCTCATCGGCAACTCGCAGGCGCTGGTGGTCGACGGCGTGCACTCGCTGTCCGATCTGGCCGGGGATGCGCTGGTGCTCTGGGCGGCATGGATCGGCGCCAGCGGCGCGGACCACAACCATCCCTATGGCCACAAGCGCTTCGAGACGGCCGCGGCGCTGGGCATCGGCGCGCTGCTGCTGCTTGTCGCCGGCGGCTTTGCCTTCGACGCGCTGCGCCGGTTGGCGCAGCCGGAGTCGCTCGCTGTCCCGGGCGCCCTGGCGCTGTCTGTGGCGGTGGTCTCGGTACTGGCCAACGAGATCATCTATCACTACTCGCGACGCGTGGGCGAGCGCTACAACTCCGACTTGATCCTCGCCAACGCCTGGCACCACCGCAGCGATGCCTTGTCCTCGGTGGTTGTCATCGTCGCGGTGGCGGGCGCGATTGCCGGTGCGCCCTGGCTGGATGCGCTGGCGGCGCTGGTGGTTGCGCTGATGGTTGGGGCCGTCGGTTGTCAGCTGGGTTGGCGAGCAGTACGGGAGCTGGTGGACACCGGCGTCGATGACGCCGCGCTCGCCGAGCTGGGGGTGCTCATCCGCAGCGTCGACGGTGTCGCGGATTTCGATGATCTGCGCACACGCCGCATGGGCGGCGCCACGCTGGTGGATGTGCGCATCCGCGTCGACGGTGACCTCAGCGTGCGCGAGGCGGAGGTGATTGCCGAGGCCGTGCGCGAAACACTGGACCGGCACGCGCCGCACACCACCGGGGCCCTAGTGCGCATCGCGCCGCACTGA
- the flhB gene encoding flagellar biosynthesis protein FlhB, which yields MAENESGQEKTEAATPRRLEQAREEGQLARSRELPGALIAVAAALSAWSMGDVLLRDFAGWFAHAMRQAGTQHDDMLIAAGDLAVHAGVVLLPWLAIVIVAGVGGTLVLGGWNLSAKALVPKGERLDPVKGFKRIFGLNAWVEISKTLLKFLLVAGLSFTVIWLMREDIARLPRMDAAAGFGAAGGILLAVFAAGAFSLLIIAAIDAPWQLFNHRRQMRMTREEVKREAKDTDGKPEIKQRQRQLQAEAARGRMMEAVPEADVVVLNPIHVAVALRYDAGSMDAPEVVAKGAGEVAAHIRSIAAEHHVPMLQAAPLARALYRATEVGERIPPGLFAAVAEVLTWVYRLRAATPGDQPEKPNPAVDDALGAPLT from the coding sequence ATGGCCGAGAACGAGAGCGGTCAGGAGAAAACCGAAGCAGCAACCCCGCGCCGCCTCGAACAGGCCCGCGAGGAAGGCCAGCTTGCCCGCTCGCGGGAGCTGCCCGGTGCGCTGATTGCGGTGGCCGCCGCGCTGTCGGCCTGGTCGATGGGCGACGTGCTGCTGCGCGACTTCGCGGGATGGTTCGCCCACGCCATGCGCCAGGCCGGGACACAGCATGACGACATGCTGATAGCGGCCGGCGATCTCGCCGTGCACGCCGGTGTCGTGCTGCTGCCCTGGCTGGCTATCGTCATCGTCGCCGGTGTCGGCGGTACGCTGGTGCTTGGCGGCTGGAACCTCAGCGCCAAGGCGCTGGTGCCCAAGGGCGAGCGGCTGGACCCGGTCAAGGGCTTCAAGCGTATCTTCGGTCTCAACGCCTGGGTGGAGATCAGCAAGACTCTGCTCAAGTTCCTTCTGGTGGCGGGGCTGAGCTTCACCGTCATCTGGCTGATGCGCGAGGACATCGCCCGCCTGCCGCGCATGGACGCGGCCGCCGGCTTCGGCGCGGCAGGCGGCATCCTGCTCGCGGTCTTCGCCGCCGGCGCATTCTCGTTGCTCATCATCGCTGCCATCGACGCGCCCTGGCAGCTCTTCAACCATCGGCGCCAGATGCGCATGACGCGCGAAGAGGTCAAGCGCGAGGCCAAGGACACCGACGGCAAACCCGAGATCAAGCAGCGCCAGCGCCAGCTGCAGGCCGAGGCCGCGCGCGGGCGCATGATGGAGGCCGTACCTGAGGCCGATGTAGTGGTGCTCAACCCCATCCACGTCGCCGTCGCGCTGCGCTACGACGCCGGTTCCATGGATGCACCGGAGGTCGTCGCCAAGGGCGCCGGCGAGGTCGCCGCGCATATCCGCAGCATCGCCGCCGAGCACCACGTGCCGATGCTGCAGGCCGCACCGCTGGCGCGTGCGCTGTACCGGGCCACCGAGGTCGGCGAGCGCATTCCGCCCGGGCTCTTCGCCGCAGTTGCCGAAGTGCTTACGTGGGTCTACCGCCTGCGCGCGGCGACTCCCGGAGATCAGCCGGAGAAACCGAATCCGGCGGTCGATGACGCGCTCGGGGCGCCGCTGACATGA
- the flhA gene encoding flagellar biosynthesis protein FlhA has protein sequence MSNALTETAGPGWGDRLRGVPLAAAAAPLLLMTMLAMVVLPLPPFVLDLLFTFNIAVSLMVVLGVVYVMRPLDFSVFPTILLLATLLRLALNVASTRVVLLNGHEGGDAAGKVIEAFGSFVVGGNYGVGIAVFLILTIVNFVVITKGAGRVSEVSARFMLDALPGRQMAIDADLNAGTLTREEASARREELREETDFYGAMDGASKFVRGDAIAGILILAVNLIGGFAIGMASHGLSAGEAGSRYTLLTIGDGLVAQIPALLLATAVAILVTRLSRSQAMGASVRGQLFGDPRALLVTGGLLTALGFVPGMPNVVFLLLGGVALGAAWLIQTRRAAEAVEQAAEDAAPETEAKRDLSWEDMAPADALALEIGYRLVPLADDKAGGELMGRIRGVRRRLSDELGFLVPQVHVRDNLSMEPAQYRILIGGAVVGHGEVMPERWLALDPGNVIARVEGHATKDPTFGMPALWIEAETRAQAQANGYTVVDPATVVATHISHIVQNHAHEVLGPDETQHLLDVLARSSPKMVEDLVPKTLPLATVTRVLQALLAEKVSLKNLRAIIGAMAERASAGTTDPQALLAAVRAAVGRQIVQTISGGTDDLPVLSLAPALERLLQDGAGNNALEPGLAERLQQAIGTHAERQEASGDPVVLLVPPALRPTLARFVRAAVPSAHVLAFDEIPDTTRLRLAGTVE, from the coding sequence ATGAGCAACGCCCTGACTGAAACCGCTGGCCCGGGCTGGGGCGACCGCCTGCGCGGAGTGCCCTTGGCCGCCGCCGCGGCGCCGCTGCTGCTGATGACCATGCTGGCAATGGTGGTGCTGCCGCTGCCGCCCTTTGTGCTGGATCTGCTCTTCACCTTCAACATCGCCGTCTCGCTGATGGTGGTCCTGGGCGTGGTCTACGTGATGCGGCCGCTGGACTTCAGCGTCTTCCCGACCATCCTGCTGCTGGCCACCCTTCTGCGCCTGGCGCTGAATGTGGCGTCGACGCGCGTCGTGCTGCTCAACGGTCACGAGGGCGGTGACGCGGCGGGCAAGGTCATCGAGGCCTTCGGTTCCTTCGTGGTGGGCGGCAACTACGGCGTCGGCATCGCCGTGTTTCTGATTCTCACCATCGTCAACTTCGTGGTCATCACCAAGGGCGCCGGCCGCGTCTCGGAAGTCTCGGCGCGCTTCATGCTGGACGCGCTCCCTGGTCGCCAGATGGCCATCGACGCTGACCTCAACGCCGGCACGCTGACGCGTGAAGAGGCGAGCGCCCGGCGCGAGGAGCTGCGCGAGGAGACCGACTTCTACGGTGCCATGGACGGCGCCAGCAAGTTCGTACGCGGCGACGCCATCGCAGGCATCTTGATTCTGGCCGTCAATCTCATCGGCGGCTTCGCCATCGGCATGGCGAGCCACGGCCTGTCGGCCGGCGAGGCCGGATCGCGCTACACGCTGCTGACCATCGGCGACGGCCTGGTGGCGCAGATTCCGGCTCTGCTGCTGGCGACGGCGGTGGCCATCCTGGTGACGCGCCTGTCGCGCTCGCAGGCCATGGGTGCTTCCGTGCGCGGCCAGCTCTTCGGCGATCCGCGCGCCTTGCTGGTCACCGGCGGTCTGCTGACGGCGCTGGGCTTTGTGCCCGGCATGCCGAACGTGGTTTTTCTGCTGCTGGGCGGCGTCGCGCTGGGCGCGGCCTGGCTGATCCAGACCCGCCGCGCCGCCGAAGCGGTCGAACAGGCTGCCGAGGACGCTGCGCCCGAGACCGAGGCCAAGCGCGATCTGAGCTGGGAAGATATGGCGCCAGCCGACGCGCTGGCGCTGGAGATCGGCTACCGCCTGGTGCCGCTGGCCGACGACAAGGCCGGCGGCGAGTTGATGGGGCGCATCCGCGGTGTGCGGCGTCGGCTTTCCGACGAGCTGGGGTTCCTGGTGCCGCAGGTACACGTGCGCGACAACCTGAGCATGGAGCCGGCCCAGTACCGCATCCTGATCGGTGGCGCCGTCGTCGGCCACGGCGAGGTCATGCCGGAACGCTGGCTGGCGCTGGACCCCGGCAATGTCATTGCGCGCGTCGAGGGGCACGCCACCAAGGACCCGACCTTCGGCATGCCGGCGCTGTGGATCGAGGCCGAGACGCGCGCTCAGGCGCAGGCCAACGGCTACACGGTCGTCGACCCGGCTACGGTGGTAGCCACGCACATCTCGCACATCGTGCAGAACCACGCGCACGAGGTGCTGGGCCCGGACGAGACCCAGCATCTGCTCGACGTGCTGGCACGCAGCTCGCCGAAGATGGTCGAGGACCTGGTGCCGAAGACGCTGCCGCTGGCCACTGTCACGCGTGTGCTGCAGGCGCTGCTCGCCGAGAAGGTTTCGCTGAAGAACCTGCGCGCCATCATCGGCGCCATGGCCGAGCGCGCTTCTGCCGGGACCACCGATCCGCAGGCGCTGCTCGCGGCCGTGCGCGCCGCGGTGGGCCGCCAGATCGTACAGACCATCTCCGGAGGTACCGATGATCTGCCCGTGCTCAGTCTGGCGCCGGCGCTGGAACGCCTGTTGCAGGACGGCGCCGGGAACAACGCCTTGGAGCCGGGTTTGGCGGAACGACTGCAGCAGGCCATCGGCACGCACGCCGAACGTCAGGAAGCAAGCGGTGATCCGGTCGTGCTGCTGGTGCCGCCGGCGCTGCGTCCGACCCTGGCGCGCTTCGTGCGCGCCGCCGTACCCAGCGCTCACGTGCTGGCCTTTGACGAGATTCCCGACACGACCCGGCTGCGACTTGCCGGGACGGTTGAATAA